A window from Macaca thibetana thibetana isolate TM-01 chromosome 7, ASM2454274v1, whole genome shotgun sequence encodes these proteins:
- the BMF gene encoding LOW QUALITY PROTEIN: bcl-2-modifying factor (The sequence of the model RefSeq protein was modified relative to this genomic sequence to represent the inferred CDS: inserted 1 base in 1 codon), with protein MPRAGVFWKQYRTVRSGLLPPRPAPAIAAAPACASRLLPQPAGLFPSFPIESGRQXPRVLVTLDPGAEPWHHDSEAETLSWSHPGEMEPSRCVEELEDDVFQPEDGEPGAQPGSSLSADLFAQSLLDCPLSRLQLFPLTHCCGPGLRPTSQEDKATQTLGPASPSQGVMLPCGVTEEPQRLFYGNAGYRLPLPASFPAVLPIGEQPPEGQWQHRAEVQIARKLQCIADQFHRLHVQQHQQNRNRVWWQILLFLHNLALNGEENRNGAGPR; from the exons ATGCCCCGAGCGGGCGTATTTTGGAAACAATACCGCACCGTGCGGAGTGGCCTCCTCCCGCCCCGGCCCGCGCCCGCTATCGCCGCCGCCCCTGCCTGCGCCTCCCGCCTCCTGCCGCAGCCCG CTGggctttttccctccttcccaatCGAGTCTGGGCGTC GCCCCCGAGTGCTCGTCACGCTGGACCCTGGCGCGGAGCCCTGGCATCACGACTCGGAGGCTGAGACTCTCTCCTGGAGTCACCCag GAGAGATGGAGCCATCTCGGTGTGTGGAGGAGCTGGAGGATGATGTGTTCCAGCCGGAGGACGGGGAGCCGGGGGCCCAACCCGGGAGCTCGCTCTCTGCCGATCTGTTTGCCCAGAGCCTACTTGACTGCCCCCTCAGCCGACTTCAGCTCTTCCCTCTCACCCACTGCTGTGGCCCTGGCCTTCGACCCACCAGCCAGGAAGACAAGGCCACCCAGACCCTCGGCCCAGCCTCCCCCAGCCAAGGTGTCATGCTGCCTTGTGGGGTAACTGAGGAACCCCAGCGACTCTTTTACG GCAATGCTGGCTACCGGCTTCCTCTCCCTGCCAGTTTCCCGGCAGTCTTGCCCATCGGGGAGCAGCCCCCCGAAGGGCAGTGGCAACATCGAGCAGAGGTACAGATTGCCCGAAAGCTTCAGTGCATTGCAGACCAGTTCCACCGGCTCCATGTGCAGCAA cACCAGCAGAACCGAAATCGCGTGTGGTGGCAGATCCTCCTCTTCCTGCACAACCTTGCTTTGAATGGAGAAGAGAACAGGAACGGGGCGGGCCCTAGGTGA